One genomic region from Vibrio sp. STUT-A11 encodes:
- a CDS encoding FtsX-like permease family protein: MLIKLAWRNLWRNKLRTSIMIGAMVFGLMGVVAMIGFMNGLVDSMIKNAISWQTSHLQIHQEQYLINPELEEIIPNADVIAATLANQQQVKAVSERFLADGMIASARSTRGIRINGIDIVQEQKITPLAEHILLGQWLDEEGRNPILVSQKTAKRLNLRVGSKVILTISDINGDVSGAAFRVKGIFKTPSTTFDEGNTYVRKADLENIAGLKGAHEISILLKSNDDNTLEQTKWFTQTLLSNRSKDHLIVRKWEEIQPLLSTMMSSMDVSNQIMLVVFVLAMTLGIINIMLMSVFERTREFGVLMAVGMQHHKIRILIILETLFLGLSGCTLGLTGSAIMLKVLSITGLSLSGLADGLGAYGVDTLLFPRVSFYEYQMIIVAIFVASLLAAWYPARQILKQRPVDAMAEKT, from the coding sequence ATGTTGATTAAATTAGCGTGGAGAAACCTATGGAGGAACAAGCTCAGAACATCAATCATGATTGGGGCGATGGTGTTTGGTCTGATGGGTGTGGTTGCCATGATAGGATTTATGAACGGCCTGGTTGATAGCATGATTAAAAATGCAATCTCCTGGCAAACCAGCCACTTGCAGATCCATCAAGAGCAGTATTTGATTAATCCTGAACTGGAAGAGATTATTCCAAACGCGGATGTTATTGCGGCAACATTAGCCAACCAGCAGCAAGTGAAAGCCGTGTCTGAACGTTTTCTCGCTGATGGAATGATCGCCTCTGCGCGCAGTACACGTGGTATTCGCATCAATGGTATCGACATTGTGCAAGAGCAGAAGATCACACCGTTGGCTGAGCACATATTGTTAGGGCAATGGCTGGATGAAGAGGGGAGAAATCCTATTTTAGTGTCCCAGAAAACCGCTAAGAGATTAAATCTGCGTGTAGGCTCCAAAGTAATTTTGACGATTTCAGATATCAATGGCGATGTATCTGGTGCAGCTTTTCGGGTAAAGGGAATATTCAAAACACCATCCACGACGTTTGATGAGGGTAATACCTATGTGCGCAAGGCAGATCTGGAAAACATCGCGGGTTTAAAAGGCGCGCACGAGATTTCCATTCTACTTAAATCCAATGACGATAACACGTTAGAGCAAACAAAATGGTTTACTCAGACGCTACTTTCGAACAGGTCGAAAGATCATTTAATCGTCAGGAAATGGGAAGAAATACAACCATTACTTTCGACGATGATGAGCTCAATGGACGTTTCGAATCAGATCATGCTGGTGGTGTTTGTCTTAGCGATGACGCTGGGTATTATCAATATCATGCTGATGTCGGTATTCGAGCGTACCAGAGAATTCGGCGTATTGATGGCGGTAGGTATGCAGCACCACAAAATCCGCATACTGATCATCTTAGAGACGTTATTTCTCGGCTTGTCTGGTTGTACGCTTGGATTAACTGGGAGTGCAATCATGCTGAAGGTCCTGAGTATTACCGGGCTGTCGCTTAGTGGTCTTGCTGATGGGTTAGGCGCTTACGGTGTCGATACTTTGCTGTTTCCAAGAGTGTCTTTTTATGAGTACCAGATGATCATTGTAGCGATTTTTGTTGCGAGTCTGCTTGCGGCTTGGTACCCGGCGCGACAAATACTCAAGCAAAGACCTGTGGATGCCATGGCGGAGAAAACTTGA
- a CDS encoding thiol:disulfide interchange protein DsbA/DsbL, whose amino-acid sequence MFKNILKGLACFALVTALTACDNGNTQPQQGKQYEVLPASLQQYQLAPVTEAFSLTCGHCRSMEEFVPQIESLTEQDVEKVHVTFNNSAQISAIIFYTAVMQLEATPDKAFMADLFAAVQMPPEATAEERQTAVEKAFESRNLISPYHLDEAQQKQLFEYINKADEITTRGQINSVPTFIVNGKYQVISSGHDSIEAMSETINYLLKQPK is encoded by the coding sequence ATGTTCAAAAATATTTTGAAAGGATTAGCTTGTTTTGCCTTGGTGACGGCACTCACAGCATGCGACAACGGCAATACACAGCCGCAGCAAGGTAAACAGTATGAAGTGCTACCTGCCTCACTTCAGCAGTACCAGCTTGCCCCTGTAACCGAGGCGTTCTCTTTAACCTGCGGTCACTGTCGCTCGATGGAAGAGTTTGTCCCTCAAATAGAATCTCTGACGGAGCAAGACGTTGAGAAGGTGCATGTTACATTTAACAATAGTGCCCAAATCAGCGCTATCATTTTCTATACAGCAGTTATGCAGCTAGAGGCGACACCAGATAAGGCATTTATGGCTGACCTTTTCGCAGCCGTTCAAATGCCACCCGAAGCAACAGCAGAAGAACGTCAAACAGCAGTAGAAAAAGCGTTTGAGTCTCGTAACCTGATTAGCCCTTATCATCTTGATGAAGCGCAGCAAAAGCAGCTATTCGAATACATCAACAAGGCTGATGAAATCACGACTCGTGGTCAGATCAACTCAGTACCCACCTTTATTGTTAATGGTAAATATCAGGTGATTAGCAGCGGTCACGACAGTATTGAAGCTATGTCTGAGACAATTAACTACTTACTAAAACAACCTAAATAG
- a CDS encoding outer membrane lipoprotein-sorting protein, with translation MIRTFLILLSIISSPLTLAATAFEIVQKSDQTMRGESSYSEATMEIVRPDWRRSMTMKSWTKGTELSLVLVTAPAKDKGSASLKRYREMWNWVPSIERIIKIAPSMLSQSWMGSDFTNDDLINQSSIVVDYQHTMLGEETFDGDKVWRIDALAKPDAPVVWNKVTLWISQATYLQRKIEFYDEFDELVNVMTTFDIKMLGGRKVATRLEMRPIDKPGNKTVLTTHQAQFDFKIDDDFFSQQQMKLLRD, from the coding sequence ATGATTAGAACATTTTTGATCTTGTTATCTATCATCTCCTCACCTCTGACCTTGGCGGCAACCGCCTTTGAGATAGTGCAGAAGTCGGATCAAACCATGCGAGGCGAATCCAGCTACAGTGAAGCGACGATGGAAATTGTCCGCCCGGATTGGCGTCGCTCAATGACCATGAAGAGCTGGACGAAAGGAACTGAACTCTCTTTAGTACTGGTGACTGCTCCGGCAAAGGATAAGGGCAGTGCATCACTCAAGCGTTACAGAGAGATGTGGAACTGGGTACCAAGCATCGAGCGAATCATCAAGATTGCACCATCCATGTTGAGTCAGTCGTGGATGGGTTCTGACTTCACTAATGACGATCTCATTAATCAATCCTCTATCGTAGTAGATTACCAACACACCATGCTCGGAGAAGAGACCTTTGATGGCGATAAGGTTTGGCGAATTGATGCCCTAGCGAAACCTGACGCACCAGTTGTGTGGAATAAAGTTACCTTGTGGATTTCTCAGGCGACTTACTTACAGCGCAAGATAGAGTTCTATGATGAGTTTGATGAACTGGTCAATGTCATGACCACTTTTGATATCAAAATGCTCGGTGGAAGAAAAGTGGCCACTCGCCTGGAAATGAGGCCGATAGATAAGCCGGGTAATAAAACCGTGCTGACGACACACCAAGCTCAGTTTGACTTTAAAATTGATGATGATTTTTTCTCTCAACAGCAAATGAAGTTACTCCGAGATTAG
- a CDS encoding glutaredoxin: MKFIRWFLGKIILLLNAVFSPRGIKRDTNEQMSVDTKAKQYALYQFEACPFCVKVRRAMKRQSVKIELRDAKNDPASRQELEQGGGRIKVPCLRIEKDGETQWLYESSDIVAHIEKEFA, translated from the coding sequence ATGAAGTTTATTCGTTGGTTTTTAGGCAAAATCATATTATTGCTTAACGCTGTTTTTTCACCTCGTGGAATCAAGCGTGATACCAATGAGCAAATGAGCGTTGACACTAAAGCGAAACAATATGCGCTTTACCAGTTTGAAGCTTGCCCTTTCTGCGTAAAAGTTCGTCGCGCAATGAAGCGACAATCGGTAAAAATTGAATTACGAGATGCGAAGAACGACCCTGCTTCTCGTCAAGAGCTCGAGCAAGGTGGTGGAAGAATTAAAGTCCCTTGTCTTCGAATCGAAAAGGATGGCGAAACCCAATGGCTTTACGAGTCATCAGACATCGTCGCACACATTGAAAAAGAATTTGCCTAG
- a CDS encoding FKBP-type peptidyl-prolyl cis-trans isomerase encodes MSKFLFPLIIFILAAFFIYRTWTNHKVADENFAKGQAFLLENAKKEGVITTESGLQYMVLEKGTGDVHPTATSKVKVHYHGTLIDGTVFDSSVNRGEPISFGLNQVIKGWQEGVQYMVEGEKIRLFVPSTLGYGKSGTGPIPPASTLIFDIELLEIQ; translated from the coding sequence GTGTCTAAATTTCTATTTCCTCTTATTATTTTTATTCTGGCGGCATTTTTCATTTACCGCACCTGGACCAACCATAAAGTGGCAGATGAAAACTTTGCCAAGGGACAAGCATTCCTGCTAGAAAATGCCAAGAAAGAAGGTGTCATCACCACTGAAAGTGGCCTGCAATATATGGTGCTAGAGAAAGGCACCGGTGATGTTCACCCAACGGCAACAAGCAAAGTAAAAGTGCATTACCACGGTACACTTATCGATGGTACGGTCTTCGATAGCTCAGTAAATCGCGGCGAGCCAATCTCTTTCGGTCTGAACCAAGTGATTAAAGGTTGGCAAGAAGGTGTTCAATACATGGTAGAAGGTGAGAAAATTCGCCTGTTCGTACCAAGCACTCTCGGTTACGGTAAAAGTGGTACAGGCCCAATTCCACCAGCTAGTACGTTGATTTTTGATATTGAGTTGTTAGAAATTCAATAA
- a CDS encoding OmpA family protein, translating to MKHWFLIVCGILGGCGSISQDIVPGGNMLDTAPKTNTELRHPEWGYGNSSSVMNIAAQPTTNAAVDESYSITSLEMFLERHNIAHETISGGHLMVRLKDQVHFQTGSAQLSAQSQSWLRSLGHYLAGRADVDVVIDGHADSTGAASFNDTLSERRAREVEKQLLATSIPRQRVFSRGFGEHAPQCSNATASGKACNRRVELMLIVSD from the coding sequence ATGAAGCATTGGTTTTTAATTGTTTGTGGCATTCTTGGAGGGTGCGGCAGTATCAGTCAAGACATAGTGCCAGGTGGGAACATGTTAGATACAGCCCCGAAGACGAACACAGAGCTAAGACACCCTGAGTGGGGGTATGGTAATTCATCGAGTGTCATGAACATTGCTGCTCAGCCGACTACGAACGCTGCTGTAGACGAATCCTATTCCATAACTTCACTGGAGATGTTTTTAGAACGGCACAACATTGCCCATGAAACCATCAGTGGGGGACACTTGATGGTACGCTTGAAAGATCAAGTTCACTTTCAGACGGGTTCTGCGCAATTATCTGCACAATCTCAAAGCTGGTTGAGAAGTTTAGGCCACTATCTGGCAGGTCGTGCGGATGTTGATGTTGTCATCGATGGGCATGCGGACAGCACTGGGGCGGCAAGTTTTAATGATACACTGTCAGAACGACGGGCTCGTGAAGTTGAGAAGCAGTTGTTGGCAACCAGTATTCCTCGCCAGCGAGTGTTCTCGCGAGGTTTTGGTGAACACGCTCCTCAATGCAGTAATGCAACCGCCAGTGGAAAAGCATGTAATCGCCGTGTGGAACTGATGCTGATCGTCAGCGACTAA
- a CDS encoding ABC transporter ATP-binding protein has translation MTIKLEQLSKTYNPKSDFPVHAVKSVDLEIKQGEFVAIMGPSGSGKTTLLNMLGGIDAPTSGRVEIDGCVISEMSEKELIAYRRDNIGFIFQDYSLLPVLTALENVEFVMQLQGKSERECRERASSLLEQVGLSEQMHKRPSKMSGGQQQRVAVARALAPKPRFVMADEPTANLDAKSTAELLDIMEQLSEQEGTTFIFSTHDPRVIKRAHRIIVFEDGRLARDFSNIGNHAERTHA, from the coding sequence ATGACGATTAAACTCGAACAATTAAGCAAAACCTACAACCCCAAAAGTGACTTTCCAGTGCATGCCGTTAAGAGCGTGGACTTGGAAATCAAACAGGGCGAGTTTGTTGCCATTATGGGGCCGTCTGGTTCGGGGAAAACAACCCTGTTGAATATGCTTGGTGGCATTGACGCGCCAACATCAGGCCGGGTGGAAATTGATGGTTGTGTAATTTCGGAGATGTCGGAGAAAGAGTTGATCGCGTATCGAAGAGACAATATCGGTTTTATCTTTCAGGATTACAGTCTGCTACCAGTGTTAACCGCGTTGGAGAACGTCGAGTTTGTGATGCAATTGCAGGGAAAGAGTGAAAGAGAGTGCCGGGAACGAGCTTCCTCGTTACTAGAGCAAGTCGGGCTATCTGAACAGATGCACAAACGCCCGAGTAAAATGTCGGGCGGACAACAACAACGCGTGGCCGTCGCACGTGCGCTCGCGCCCAAACCTCGCTTTGTTATGGCGGATGAACCTACGGCTAATTTAGATGCGAAAAGTACCGCAGAGTTGCTCGATATCATGGAGCAGTTGAGTGAGCAAGAAGGCACGACGTTTATCTTCTCCACGCATGATCCCAGAGTGATCAAACGTGCACATCGAATTATTGTTTTCGAAGACGGCCGTTTAGCCAGAGATTTTAGCAACATCGGTAATCATGCGGAGCGAACTCATGCCTAG
- a CDS encoding PQQ-dependent sugar dehydrogenase, whose product MKTVITTLIVCFALSSHAADYQAEEVANGFNVPWGIEFLNEKQAVINEKNGTISLLNIETGQREKLFSVSGVSTTGQGGLLDVAVAPNTDKTQPTLFFTYSKRTSKGNTVALAKARLQENQLTGWKDLFVADAITDTGRHFGSRIAFIDNKVYFSIGDRGDRDNGQNRQTHAGSILRLNLDGTIPADNPFTEPNVKPEIWSYGHRNPQGLYFDQATNQLWSIEHGPRGGDEINLIKKGANYGWARVSQGKEYWGPLDVGEAKSLPGMEDPKLIYIPSIAPSNLVVYRGDKYPDLDGKIVAGALKLTHLNVVSIENGKLTEYQRLMDDLGERIRDVTISPNGYLYFSTDSGKIFRLEQK is encoded by the coding sequence ATGAAAACTGTTATCACCACCCTTATCGTTTGTTTTGCTCTTTCCAGCCACGCTGCCGACTATCAGGCAGAAGAAGTGGCTAACGGATTCAATGTCCCTTGGGGAATAGAATTTCTTAATGAGAAACAGGCCGTGATTAATGAGAAGAATGGCACTATTTCATTGCTGAATATCGAAACAGGTCAACGCGAAAAGCTCTTTTCAGTCTCAGGCGTCAGCACTACCGGTCAAGGAGGCTTACTTGACGTTGCCGTTGCACCAAATACGGATAAAACGCAACCAACGCTTTTCTTTACTTACAGTAAGCGAACCAGCAAAGGCAATACCGTCGCCCTTGCTAAAGCCAGGTTACAAGAAAACCAACTGACAGGATGGAAAGACCTTTTTGTCGCAGATGCAATTACTGATACCGGGCGACATTTTGGTAGCCGTATTGCGTTTATCGATAACAAAGTTTACTTCTCGATTGGTGACCGTGGTGATCGTGATAACGGGCAAAACAGACAAACGCATGCGGGATCAATTCTGCGTTTAAATTTGGACGGCACCATCCCTGCAGACAACCCTTTCACTGAGCCTAACGTAAAGCCTGAAATTTGGAGTTATGGCCATCGTAACCCTCAAGGTTTGTACTTTGATCAAGCGACCAATCAGCTTTGGTCAATCGAGCACGGTCCCCGAGGTGGCGATGAGATTAATCTGATTAAGAAAGGAGCGAACTACGGCTGGGCCAGAGTCTCTCAAGGAAAAGAATATTGGGGTCCGCTAGATGTCGGCGAAGCGAAATCTCTACCGGGGATGGAAGATCCCAAACTCATCTATATTCCTTCTATTGCTCCGAGTAACTTAGTGGTATACCGCGGTGACAAGTACCCAGACCTGGACGGCAAAATTGTTGCGGGAGCGCTTAAGCTTACACACCTCAATGTGGTTTCTATCGAAAATGGTAAGCTCACTGAATATCAACGCCTGATGGACGATCTTGGCGAGCGAATCAGAGACGTCACGATCAGTCCCAATGGTTATCTCTATTTTTCGACTGATAGCGGAAAAATCTTCCGCCTTGAGCAGAAGTAA
- the cyoE gene encoding heme o synthase: MNKEIALSLEGRKRIGSTYLKLTKPKVVALMLVTAIVGMNLAPVATFPWLQAAIGLAGIGLMAGSAAAFNHLIDRKIDARMARTHKRPLPSGDTNPKSVVTFAVCLGGVGFVLLYAWVNPLTAWMTLLSLLGYAVVYTMYLKRATPQNIVIAGIAGAMPPLLGWTAVTGELHGNAWLLVMIIFIWTPPHFWALAIHRVEEYRKVDIPMLPVTHGIEYTKTSILLYSVLLTLVCVMPVLVGMVGFIYLFASLLLNAGFIYHAWKLKFAPDERSAIETFKFSIYHLLVLFIALLADHNIDFSMM; encoded by the coding sequence ATGAATAAAGAAATTGCGTTGTCTTTAGAGGGACGAAAGCGAATCGGTTCTACTTACCTAAAACTCACCAAGCCAAAAGTGGTCGCACTTATGTTGGTGACGGCTATTGTTGGGATGAATTTGGCACCAGTCGCTACTTTCCCCTGGCTACAGGCAGCCATAGGGCTCGCTGGAATAGGTTTGATGGCTGGATCTGCGGCAGCATTTAATCATCTTATCGATCGTAAAATTGATGCACGAATGGCACGAACTCATAAGCGTCCGTTGCCCTCTGGGGACACCAACCCGAAGTCTGTGGTGACATTTGCTGTTTGTTTAGGCGGAGTAGGGTTTGTGTTGCTGTACGCTTGGGTAAATCCGTTGACCGCATGGATGACATTATTGAGTTTGCTTGGCTATGCGGTTGTCTACACCATGTATCTCAAGCGGGCTACACCACAAAATATTGTGATAGCCGGTATAGCTGGTGCGATGCCACCGCTGTTGGGTTGGACTGCAGTAACCGGCGAATTGCACGGTAATGCGTGGCTTTTGGTGATGATCATATTCATCTGGACGCCGCCCCATTTTTGGGCTCTGGCGATTCACCGAGTGGAAGAATATCGTAAAGTGGATATCCCTATGCTTCCTGTCACGCATGGCATCGAATACACCAAAACCTCAATACTGTTGTATTCGGTACTTCTTACTCTGGTGTGTGTGATGCCGGTGTTAGTAGGCATGGTGGGCTTTATCTATCTTTTTGCTTCACTACTGCTTAATGCCGGGTTTATTTACCATGCCTGGAAACTGAAGTTTGCCCCGGATGAACGCAGCGCGATAGAGACGTTTAAGTTTTCTATTTACCACTTACTGGTGTTGTTTATTGCTTTACTCGCTGATCACAATATCGATTTCTCAATGATGTAA
- a CDS encoding FtsX-like permease family protein, with amino-acid sequence MLMKLAWRNLWRQKRRTLLTATALALVLFLSLITRAFQEGSYTSNIKNAAKFYTGLIQLQNPQFSETSSIDDVLPQTESFISSAMDNPNIDVVLPRVESFALAAKDEFSKGTLVLGVDPKAEDNYSSISDKIVKGSYIATGENAVLVGGRLAQYLHLDVGDELVLYGMGYHGQTAAGLYRVAGILHFPLQQLDSQLVYMPIDTAQALFSLDKQVTAWVLNTENLRGLSSVVDQLRRDYGKEVAVKDWQALSPELSQQIALDKAGGIFLIYILYGIVGFGLFATILMTTLERQREFAVMLATGMLRGKLISLLAIESLFISFIGVLLGLMISAPVLVYFYFNPIEITGEAAEMMLETGFEPIVPVSLDPHLALTQISVVFVILFLCLLYPMLRLLRLPIASGLKGGSHVD; translated from the coding sequence ATGCTGATGAAACTTGCTTGGCGAAATCTATGGCGGCAAAAACGGCGGACGTTGCTAACGGCGACAGCGCTGGCTCTGGTGCTTTTCCTTTCCCTGATAACACGCGCTTTTCAAGAAGGCAGTTACACGTCGAATATAAAAAACGCGGCAAAGTTCTATACGGGGTTGATCCAATTACAAAACCCGCAGTTCAGTGAAACTTCAAGTATTGATGATGTTTTGCCACAAACCGAGTCGTTTATTTCCTCAGCGATGGATAACCCCAACATTGATGTTGTTCTGCCAAGAGTCGAGTCGTTTGCGCTAGCGGCGAAAGATGAATTCTCAAAGGGCACTTTGGTATTGGGGGTTGATCCAAAAGCCGAGGACAACTACTCCAGTATTAGCGACAAAATAGTCAAAGGGAGTTACATCGCTACGGGAGAAAATGCAGTACTTGTGGGTGGAAGACTGGCCCAATACCTCCATTTAGACGTTGGTGATGAATTGGTCTTGTATGGCATGGGTTATCACGGTCAAACTGCAGCAGGGTTGTATCGCGTTGCGGGTATTTTGCACTTCCCGCTGCAGCAACTCGACTCTCAATTGGTCTACATGCCAATCGATACGGCTCAGGCGCTATTTTCATTGGATAAACAAGTGACAGCTTGGGTTCTCAATACGGAAAATTTGCGCGGTTTATCGAGTGTCGTAGACCAGCTGCGCAGAGATTATGGTAAAGAAGTGGCGGTGAAAGATTGGCAAGCACTGTCACCCGAACTATCGCAACAGATTGCCCTCGATAAAGCAGGAGGAATATTTTTAATTTATATCCTCTACGGCATTGTTGGCTTTGGTCTGTTTGCCACCATTTTGATGACCACGTTAGAAAGGCAGCGCGAATTTGCGGTCATGTTGGCGACTGGGATGCTGAGAGGGAAACTTATTTCGTTGCTGGCGATTGAGTCGCTGTTTATCTCATTCATCGGCGTACTGCTTGGCTTGATGATCAGCGCCCCGGTACTGGTTTATTTTTACTTTAACCCGATTGAAATTACCGGAGAGGCGGCTGAAATGATGTTGGAAACCGGGTTCGAGCCAATTGTCCCTGTCTCTCTTGACCCTCATTTAGCTTTGACTCAAATCTCAGTTGTGTTCGTTATCCTCTTTTTATGTCTTCTTTATCCTATGCTGCGCTTATTACGCCTCCCTATCGCAAGCGGTCTCAAAGGAGGTTCGCATGTTGATTAA
- a CDS encoding Dps family protein, with translation MSTQVSLIGLDREQSEQLAQQLNQLLAHYQVLYMNTRGYHWNIKGHQFFELHVKFEEIYTDLQVKIDELAERILTLGYTPAHAFSHYLESSEIKEHQNATSGDDCIKGLVDGFGILLLNQREILFNAGEAGDEGTAALMGDYIREQEKLMWMLNAYLQ, from the coding sequence ATGAGCACACAAGTAAGCCTAATTGGTCTAGATCGCGAACAGTCTGAGCAACTAGCACAACAGCTGAACCAGCTACTTGCCCATTACCAAGTGTTGTACATGAACACTCGTGGTTACCACTGGAACATCAAAGGGCATCAATTCTTTGAACTACATGTGAAATTTGAAGAGATCTATACTGACCTACAAGTGAAGATTGACGAGCTGGCTGAGCGTATTTTGACGTTAGGTTACACGCCAGCGCATGCATTCAGCCACTATCTGGAATCAAGCGAAATCAAAGAGCACCAAAACGCAACATCGGGTGACGACTGCATCAAAGGCTTGGTTGATGGCTTCGGTATCCTTTTGCTTAATCAGCGTGAAATTCTATTCAATGCCGGCGAGGCGGGCGATGAAGGTACCGCGGCATTGATGGGCGACTATATTCGTGAGCAAGAAAAACTGATGTGGATGCTTAACGCTTACCTTCAGTAA
- a CDS encoding cold-shock protein, which produces MSNTATGTVKWFNETKGFGFIQQENGPDVFAHFSAITGDGFRTLVEGQKVEFVISQGQKGPQAEQIKVL; this is translated from the coding sequence ATGTCTAACACAGCTACTGGTACAGTTAAGTGGTTCAACGAAACTAAAGGCTTCGGTTTCATCCAACAAGAAAACGGTCCTGACGTATTTGCTCACTTCTCTGCAATCACTGGTGACGGCTTCCGTACTCTAGTTGAAGGCCAGAAAGTAGAGTTTGTTATCTCTCAAGGTCAGAAAGGCCCTCAAGCAGAGCAAATCAAAGTACTTTAA
- a CDS encoding HAD family hydrolase: MVPFPLVADKIKAVIFDLDNTLVSSDMNFQTLRQQLGCPNSEDLLDFVERLEHPHHKEHAHNVIFDHEISDAEQSSPMTGCHELLAYLNKQAMKTAIVTRNCLIATQRKLEHNQIEVERVITRECYPPKPDPLSLQVLAKEWRLMPDEVLYVGDYLYDLQAAYNAQMPSCLVHHGNLTEFHSSASLAVKELSDLLNYFESSMLRQSR; encoded by the coding sequence ATGGTTCCTTTTCCACTAGTCGCCGACAAGATCAAAGCCGTTATTTTTGATCTAGATAACACCCTGGTGAGTTCCGATATGAACTTCCAAACTCTGCGTCAACAATTAGGGTGCCCGAACTCAGAAGACTTATTAGACTTTGTAGAAAGACTGGAACATCCTCACCATAAAGAGCATGCACACAATGTAATTTTTGATCACGAAATCTCCGATGCCGAACAATCTTCCCCAATGACTGGCTGTCACGAACTTCTGGCGTACCTGAACAAACAAGCGATGAAAACGGCCATCGTGACACGTAATTGCCTGATTGCTACTCAACGTAAGCTTGAGCACAACCAGATCGAAGTTGAGCGAGTGATCACGCGCGAATGCTACCCACCCAAACCCGACCCGTTGTCCCTGCAAGTGTTAGCGAAAGAGTGGCGGTTGATGCCCGATGAAGTACTTTACGTCGGTGACTACTTATATGATTTACAAGCGGCTTACAACGCACAAATGCCCTCTTGTCTTGTCCATCATGGCAATCTAACTGAGTTCCACTCATCCGCGTCTCTTGCGGTAAAAGAGCTCTCTGATCTGTTAAATTACTTCGAATCATCCATGTTAAGACAAAGCAGATAG
- a CDS encoding YaeQ family protein, translating into MALKPTIYKFRIDISDMNNDYYNSHKLTIALHPSEKPQRMIARVLAYCLNATSDLEFTKGLSTIEEPDLWHIADDQSITHWIEIGEPDVDRIKKATRLSKQVKVYSYNTKTSVWWEKVSGKFSMLPVSVESFDYDSIDTICQHLDRGASLSVMITGTSIFVDINDQHIEVTVRELQSHDAT; encoded by the coding sequence ATGGCGCTAAAACCAACCATTTATAAGTTTCGTATCGATATTTCCGATATGAACAACGATTATTATAATTCGCACAAACTGACCATCGCTCTTCATCCCTCGGAAAAACCTCAACGCATGATCGCCCGTGTCTTGGCTTATTGCCTCAATGCGACAAGCGATTTAGAGTTTACGAAAGGGCTATCAACCATTGAAGAACCCGATCTGTGGCACATCGCTGACGACCAAAGTATCACTCACTGGATTGAGATCGGTGAACCAGATGTCGATCGAATCAAAAAAGCCACTCGCCTTTCAAAGCAAGTCAAAGTCTACAGCTATAACACCAAGACTTCGGTATGGTGGGAGAAAGTATCAGGTAAGTTTTCCATGCTTCCGGTAAGCGTAGAAAGTTTTGACTACGACTCCATTGACACAATTTGTCAGCACCTTGACCGTGGCGCAAGCCTTTCTGTTATGATCACTGGTACGTCTATATTTGTTGATATAAACGATCAACATATCGAAGTAACAGTGAGGGAACTGCAAAGTCATGACGCCACTTAA